The proteins below come from a single Oscillatoria salina IIICB1 genomic window:
- a CDS encoding Rpn family recombination-promoting nuclease/putative transposase, which translates to MYDNTCKFIAEMFSADIASWLLGEPITLTKIEPSELSVEPIRADSLILLQSEEIILHAEFQTEPSSDIAFRMADYRLRTYRRYPEKPMRQVVIYLRRSGSDLVYQNKFEIDNFCANFEVIRLWEQPTEVFLRSPGLFPFAVLSQTNNPNNTLRQVAGEIEKISDNRQQSNVSASVALLAGLVLEKNFVKSVLRQQIMRESVIYQDIEAEATQKGIQQGIQREAVSFALRLLKRRIGEVKPELQAQIQELSVEQLEELGEALLDFSSEDDLISWLEKN; encoded by the coding sequence ATGTACGATAATACTTGTAAGTTTATTGCGGAAATGTTTTCAGCCGATATTGCTAGTTGGTTACTCGGCGAACCAATTACTTTAACTAAAATAGAACCATCGGAATTGTCAGTTGAACCAATTCGGGCTGATTCATTAATTTTACTGCAATCGGAGGAAATTATTCTTCATGCAGAATTCCAAACCGAACCTAGTTCAGATATCGCTTTTCGCATGGCTGACTACCGCTTGCGAACCTATCGTCGCTATCCGGAAAAGCCTATGCGTCAAGTAGTAATTTATCTGCGACGCAGTGGTTCGGATTTGGTTTACCAAAATAAGTTTGAAATTGACAATTTTTGCGCGAATTTCGAGGTAATTCGACTATGGGAGCAACCAACAGAAGTGTTTTTGCGATCGCCAGGATTGTTCCCTTTTGCTGTCTTGAGTCAAACCAATAATCCTAATAACACTCTCCGACAAGTAGCTGGAGAAATTGAAAAAATTAGCGATAACAGACAGCAAAGTAACGTATCCGCATCCGTAGCACTTCTAGCGGGGTTAGTATTAGAGAAGAACTTTGTTAAAAGTGTTTTAAGGCAGCAAATTATGCGTGAGTCAGTGATTTATCAAGACATTGAAGCTGAAGCAACTCAAAAAGGTATTCAGCAAGGTATTCAGCGAGAAGCTGTATCTTTCGCCTTACGCTTGCTGAAACGGCGAATAGGAGAAGTTAAGCCCGAATTACAAGCACAAATTCAGGAGTTATCTGTTGAGCAATTAGAAGAATTGGGAGAAGCTTTGCTTGATTTTAGTAGTGAGGATGACTTAATTTCTTGGCTAGAAAAAAATTAG
- a CDS encoding mechanosensitive ion channel family protein: MQTSQLLRRWVALCLLTFFLTINFVAIAPAKKSPNPTLAETPLIQAPIQLDGRILFHVAAAASSGESTKLLAPVQMRVESYEKKLNQIIRTGFNPQTLEIVAQDRGEQTIIIARDGKQLKEQKIAVITEMDARIHGLSLPDFVSELTTDIRLGLLQAQQRRQPTYLIRQSLVSGGIALLCFLITLFIAYFQKRLQNKFVRRCEKIEALPAQESLKNFNNESEIPANKQEQIGNLTEQKLSLEQKQNLNRLQRGILHIVQILIWLVALTIVSGFFPWTTWLNLWLITKWELVGTLLGIYLAIRVSTVLIDRLFKTWLDRLSLTPTPSQRRALRLVTFSRVLQGLIVYILGAIGIILALDHLDIPIAPLLAGAGIIGFAISFGSQNLIRDIINGSLILLEDQYAIGDFIDVGSASGLVEEMNLRITQLRGLNGRLSTIPNSNITTVHNVSKDWARIEFTFEISYNADLTKALSVISETAETMQKDPEWQEKIVDPVNLLGVNDLDHHGVQILMWIKTKPLQHWSVGREFRRRLKLAFDAENIAFGIPRQSLSWENYPPIFDGQK, from the coding sequence ATGCAGACTTCTCAATTACTTCGCCGTTGGGTGGCTCTTTGCTTGCTGACATTTTTCTTAACAATTAACTTTGTAGCGATCGCGCCAGCAAAAAAATCTCCTAATCCAACTTTAGCAGAAACACCACTTATTCAAGCTCCGATCCAACTCGACGGGCGCATACTTTTTCATGTCGCCGCCGCCGCAAGTAGCGGTGAATCAACCAAACTCCTCGCACCAGTGCAGATGCGAGTGGAAAGCTATGAGAAGAAACTTAATCAGATAATTCGCACGGGTTTTAACCCACAAACTCTAGAAATTGTTGCTCAAGATCGAGGCGAGCAAACGATAATTATTGCTAGGGATGGTAAGCAATTAAAAGAGCAAAAAATTGCCGTAATTACCGAAATGGATGCTCGCATTCACGGGCTTTCGTTGCCTGATTTTGTCAGCGAATTAACCACTGATATTCGCTTGGGTTTGCTACAAGCACAGCAACGACGACAACCAACTTATTTAATTCGCCAAAGCTTGGTTTCTGGGGGAATAGCATTACTTTGCTTTCTCATAACCTTATTTATTGCTTATTTCCAAAAACGCTTGCAAAATAAATTTGTACGGCGATGTGAAAAAATTGAAGCTTTGCCAGCACAAGAATCTCTGAAAAACTTTAATAATGAGTCAGAAATTCCTGCTAACAAACAAGAGCAAATCGGTAATTTAACCGAGCAAAAACTTTCTCTAGAGCAAAAGCAAAATTTAAATCGATTGCAAAGAGGAATACTGCATATTGTCCAAATCTTAATTTGGTTGGTAGCTTTGACAATCGTTTCAGGATTTTTCCCCTGGACAACTTGGTTGAATTTATGGTTAATTACGAAATGGGAATTAGTAGGAACTTTGCTTGGTATTTATTTAGCTATTCGAGTTAGTACAGTTTTAATCGATCGCTTGTTTAAAACTTGGCTAGATCGACTTTCGCTGACACCTACACCTTCCCAAAGACGGGCTTTGCGCTTAGTTACTTTCTCCCGCGTTTTGCAGGGACTTATTGTTTACATTTTAGGTGCTATTGGCATTATTTTAGCATTAGACCATCTTGATATTCCGATCGCACCCCTCTTAGCTGGTGCGGGAATTATTGGTTTTGCGATTTCTTTTGGTTCGCAAAATTTAATTAGAGATATCATTAACGGTAGTTTGATTTTGCTTGAGGATCAGTACGCGATCGGTGATTTTATTGACGTTGGTAGTGCGAGTGGTTTAGTAGAAGAAATGAATTTACGCATTACTCAACTGCGTGGTTTAAACGGGAGATTGAGTACCATTCCTAATAGTAATATTACCACCGTCCACAATGTTTCTAAAGATTGGGCGCGAATCGAATTTACTTTTGAAATCAGTTACAATGCTGATTTAACTAAAGCTTTATCAGTCATTAGCGAAACGGCGGAAACGATGCAAAAAGACCCTGAATGGCAAGAAAAAATTGTCGATCCAGTTAATCTTTTAGGAGTTAACGATCTGGATCATCATGGCGTCCAAATTTTGATGTGGATTAAGACAAAACCGTTACAACATTGGTCTGTGGGACGGGAATTTCGCCGCCGTTTGAAGTTAGCTTTTGACGCAGAAAATATCGCTTTTGGTATTCCGCGTCAGTCACTATCCTGGGAAAATTATCCTCCAATTTTTGACGGTCAAAAATAA
- the cobW gene encoding cobalamin biosynthesis protein CobW, with the protein MAAKIPVTVITGFLGAGKTTLVRHLLQNNQGRKIAVLVNEFGEVGIDGELLRDCQICETDENPTDNIIELTNGCLCCTVQEEFFPTMQKLLERREQIDCMLVETSGLALPKPLVQAFRWQEIRNGATVDGVITVVDCQALAAGTLVGDLDALEAQRKADPNLEHETPIEELFEDQLACADLVLLTKADLVDEETRIKVENWLEKELPSGVKIVPCYQGEIAPEILLGFNAAVEDNLDSRPSHHDTEEEHEHDDEIDSVELILEQTFEPKKLVNQLQKLVEKEEIYRVKGFVNVENKPMRMVLQGVGSRFDFFYDRLWKPDELRQTKLVLIGRSLEKEKILAAIN; encoded by the coding sequence ATGGCTGCAAAAATACCCGTAACTGTTATCACTGGCTTTCTCGGTGCTGGTAAAACTACTCTCGTTCGTCATTTATTGCAAAACAATCAAGGACGAAAAATTGCTGTCCTCGTTAACGAATTTGGCGAAGTAGGAATTGACGGCGAACTACTACGTGATTGTCAAATTTGCGAAACTGATGAAAACCCAACTGATAACATTATTGAATTGACAAATGGCTGCCTTTGTTGTACCGTTCAAGAAGAATTTTTTCCCACCATGCAAAAACTCTTAGAACGGCGAGAACAAATTGATTGTATGTTGGTAGAAACTTCCGGTTTAGCATTACCAAAACCCTTAGTACAAGCTTTTCGCTGGCAAGAAATTCGTAACGGTGCTACAGTGGATGGCGTAATCACAGTAGTGGATTGTCAAGCTTTAGCTGCTGGTACTTTAGTTGGCGATTTAGATGCTTTAGAAGCCCAAAGAAAAGCCGACCCTAATTTAGAACATGAAACGCCCATAGAAGAGTTATTTGAAGACCAATTAGCTTGCGCCGATTTAGTATTGCTAACCAAAGCCGATTTAGTAGACGAAGAAACGCGAATTAAAGTTGAGAATTGGTTGGAAAAAGAATTACCTAGTGGAGTTAAAATTGTTCCTTGTTACCAAGGAGAAATTGCCCCAGAGATTTTATTAGGATTTAATGCAGCAGTTGAAGATAACTTAGACAGTCGTCCTTCTCATCACGACACTGAAGAAGAACACGAACATGATGATGAGATCGACTCAGTGGAACTGATTTTAGAACAAACATTTGAACCGAAAAAATTAGTTAACCAGTTACAAAAATTGGTGGAAAAAGAGGAAATTTACCGAGTCAAAGGTTTCGTCAACGTTGAAAACAAACCAATGCGGATGGTATTACAAGGAGTCGGATCTCGCTTTGACTTTTTCTACGATCGCCTTTGGAAACCCGACGAACTTCGTCAAACCAAACTGGTACTGATCGGTCGTTCCTTAGAAAAAGAGAAAATCTTAGCCGCAATCAACTAA
- a CDS encoding DUF2808 domain-containing protein: MRISSLLALTLTTASIMGINLPPTPAIQRRDGSVSFESAPRLLDAVTTYNNTGVWAAKYYFTIDLPADAGEPLGKVTIAQREGFEDINFELEDTFAFVGTHRDKGKRLNVSQVNKNEETGAITVNFEPAIPPGTTFTVGLKPKQNPLYGGVYLFGVTVFPAAEIPYPLYIGVGRMHFYGDWYDSFY; this comes from the coding sequence ATGCGTATTTCCAGCTTACTAGCTTTAACTTTAACCACCGCTAGCATCATGGGAATTAACCTTCCACCAACACCAGCAATTCAAAGAAGAGATGGTAGCGTTTCCTTTGAAAGTGCGCCCCGTTTATTAGATGCCGTTACTACCTACAATAACACCGGAGTTTGGGCAGCAAAATATTATTTTACGATCGATTTACCCGCAGACGCAGGCGAACCTTTAGGAAAAGTAACGATCGCTCAAAGGGAGGGATTTGAAGACATTAACTTTGAACTAGAAGATACATTTGCCTTTGTAGGAACCCATCGCGATAAAGGCAAAAGATTGAACGTAAGTCAAGTAAACAAAAATGAAGAAACAGGTGCAATTACAGTTAATTTTGAGCCAGCAATTCCCCCCGGAACCACCTTTACAGTTGGCTTAAAACCCAAGCAAAATCCTCTTTATGGCGGAGTTTATTTATTTGGCGTAACCGTATTTCCTGCCGCCGAAATTCCTTACCCACTTTATATTGGTGTCGGACGAATGCACTTTTATGGTGACTGGTACGACTCATTCTATTAA
- a CDS encoding HupE/UreJ family protein: MSKIKLFFNTKSVLQIAGLVTLTGLFFLSNSNQVMAHHAFGGQTPDNFFEGFLSGLAHPIIGLDHFAFVVAVGLLAATVNKGIFSLISFVLATIAGTGIHLLEWNLPAVEILIALSVIGFGVLLAKNNTEPQKSGGYKIILAILAAIAGIFHGYAYGEAIVGAEMTPLVAYLAGFAVIQLTVALAASILGKIILEKLPQQPFPILRFLGLAIAGMGIVFLTSAAIG, encoded by the coding sequence ATGTCAAAAATAAAGCTTTTCTTTAACACAAAGAGTGTCTTACAAATTGCTGGGTTAGTAACTCTTACCGGGTTATTTTTCCTTAGTAATTCCAATCAAGTAATGGCTCACCACGCCTTTGGTGGTCAAACTCCAGATAATTTTTTTGAAGGATTTTTATCGGGATTAGCACACCCAATTATCGGCTTAGATCATTTCGCTTTTGTAGTTGCAGTAGGCTTACTTGCAGCCACAGTAAATAAAGGAATTTTTAGCTTAATTTCGTTTGTTTTAGCGACAATAGCGGGCACAGGAATTCATCTTTTAGAGTGGAATTTACCTGCGGTAGAAATCTTAATTGCGCTGTCAGTAATTGGTTTTGGAGTGTTGCTAGCGAAGAATAATACTGAACCACAGAAATCGGGAGGATATAAGATTATTTTGGCAATTCTGGCGGCGATCGCCGGAATTTTTCATGGCTACGCTTACGGAGAAGCGATCGTTGGTGCAGAAATGACACCCTTAGTCGCTTATTTAGCAGGTTTTGCGGTAATTCAATTAACAGTTGCCCTCGCTGCATCTATCTTAGGTAAGATTATTTTGGAAAAATTGCCCCAACAGCCATTTCCGATTTTACGGTTTTTAGGATTAGCGATCGCTGGTATGGGAATTGTTTTTCTCACCTCGGCGGCAATTGGTTAA
- a CDS encoding ABC transporter ATP-binding protein yields MKLLSPHWRQVSVGIFALSLVNAIGAYIPRLIGNSVDELRGTLSFEVLLRFVFLIAVLASIMWVIRMVSRITIFGIGRQVEFDLKQKIFQHLLGLEPAYFSSNTTGDLINRATSDVDNIRRLLGFAVLSLINTVFAYGLTLPFMLAINVRLTLATIAIYPLMLIAVQLFSAKLQSEQRTVQERLSDLSQLIQEDMSGISLIKIYAQEINERLAFRRKNEQLLLANLSLARTRNVLFPVVEALSYVSLLILLWLGSSAIANKTISVGDFVALITYVERLVFPTALLGFTITTYQRGEVSIDRIKAIFAVEPQIQDRPDNLTLPLESVKGSIMARGLSYTYPGAKSPALKQLNFTIKPGEKVAIVGSIGSGKSTLANAIPRLLDIESGQLFLDEYDITKVKLADLRRAIAYVPQDSFLFSTTIQNNIRYGEPLTEQPEVESAAKIAQIHPEILNFPKEYDTLVGERGITLSGGQRQRTSLARALLIDAPVLILDDALSSVDNQTATQILDNLSEGVKRKTVIFISHQLSAAATADRIFVMDAGEIVQIGTHAELSESPGLYQSLWQQHQLEEVLQ; encoded by the coding sequence TTTTGTGTTCTTAATTGCAGTTCTCGCCTCGATCATGTGGGTAATTCGGATGGTGTCCCGGATTACGATTTTTGGTATTGGACGACAGGTAGAATTCGATCTTAAACAAAAGATTTTTCAACATTTGTTAGGGTTGGAACCTGCTTATTTTTCGAGTAATACGACTGGGGATTTAATTAATCGGGCAACTTCTGATGTTGATAATATCCGGCGTTTGCTTGGATTTGCAGTTCTGAGTTTAATTAATACAGTTTTTGCTTACGGTTTGACGCTACCGTTTATGCTGGCAATTAATGTGCGGCTGACTTTAGCGACGATCGCGATTTATCCTCTGATGTTGATTGCGGTACAGTTGTTTAGTGCTAAGTTACAATCTGAACAACGCACGGTGCAGGAGAGGCTTTCGGATCTTTCTCAGTTGATCCAAGAGGATATGAGTGGGATTTCGTTGATTAAAATATATGCTCAGGAGATTAACGAACGTCTTGCTTTTCGTCGGAAAAATGAGCAGTTATTGTTGGCAAATCTGAGTTTGGCGAGAACGAGAAATGTTTTGTTTCCAGTGGTAGAGGCTCTTTCTTATGTTAGTTTGCTGATTTTGCTGTGGTTGGGTAGTAGCGCGATCGCTAATAAGACAATTTCAGTTGGCGATTTTGTCGCGCTGATTACTTATGTGGAACGTTTGGTTTTCCCGACGGCTTTATTAGGTTTTACAATTACTACTTATCAACGGGGTGAGGTTAGTATTGACCGCATTAAGGCAATTTTTGCGGTTGAACCACAAATTCAGGATCGACCCGATAATCTGACGCTTCCTCTGGAGAGTGTGAAAGGTTCAATAATGGCGCGAGGTTTGAGTTATACCTATCCTGGGGCGAAATCTCCGGCTTTGAAGCAGCTTAATTTTACCATTAAACCAGGGGAAAAAGTGGCGATCGTCGGTTCGATTGGTTCTGGTAAATCAACTTTGGCGAATGCTATTCCTCGTTTGTTAGATATTGAATCGGGACAGTTATTTCTCGATGAATATGATATCACCAAAGTTAAGTTGGCCGATCTGCGTCGCGCGATCGCTTATGTCCCTCAAGATAGTTTTCTCTTTAGTACCACTATTCAAAATAACATTCGTTATGGCGAACCCTTGACGGAACAACCGGAGGTAGAATCGGCGGCAAAAATAGCCCAAATTCACCCAGAAATTCTTAATTTTCCGAAAGAATATGATACTTTGGTCGGAGAACGTGGTATTACCCTTTCTGGTGGACAGCGACAACGTACTTCTTTAGCTAGGGCTTTGTTAATAGATGCGCCAGTTTTGATTCTTGATGATGCGCTTTCCAGTGTTGATAATCAAACTGCTACGCAAATTTTAGACAATCTTTCTGAAGGTGTAAAGCGTAAAACAGTGATTTTTATCTCTCATCAATTGTCGGCTGCGGCGACTGCTGACCGAATTTTTGTCATGGATGCTGGCGAAATTGTCCAAATCGGAACTCATGCTGAGTTGAGCGAATCTCCTGGATTATACCAATCTCTTTGGCAACAACATCAGTTAGAAGAAGTTTTGCAATAA